One stretch of Thermanaerosceptrum fracticalcis DNA includes these proteins:
- the fusA gene encoding elongation factor G, with protein MARQIPLDKTRNIGIMAHIDAGKTTTTERILFYTGRVHKIGEVHDGAATMDWMVQEQERGITITSAATTCQWRGHRINIIDTPGHVDFTVEVERSLRVLDGAVAVFCSVGGVEPQSETVWRQADKYGVPRIAYINKMDRVGADFFRGVNMIRERLGANPVPIQLPVGSEDSFRGIVDLVKMKAYYYIDDLGTRSEETEIPEDMKDLVLEYREKLVEAVAESDEELMMKYLEGEELTEEELVQGIRKATIAVKMIPVVCGSSFKNKGVQLLLDAVVDYLPAPTDIPSIKGVHPDTGSDDERHASDNEPFSALAFKIMADPYVGKLAFFRVYSGVLKSGSYVFNSTKGKRERIGRLLQMHANHREEITEVYAGDIAAAVGLKDTTTGDTLCDENKPIILESMQFPEPVIDVAIEPKTKADQEKMGGALSRLAEEDPTFRMHTDPETGQTIISGMGELHLEIIVDRLLREFKVDANVGRPQVAYKETIRSKVKAEGKFVRQSGGRGQYGHCWIELEPLEPGSGYEFVNKIVGGVIPKEYIPAIDAGIREAMENGVLAGYPMLDMRATLYDGSFHEVDSSEMAFKIAGSMAFKNAATKANPVLLEPIMKVEVVVPEEYMGEVIGDINSRRGRIEGMEARAGAQVIRGYVPLAEMFGYATDLRSKTQGRGTYVMQFSHYEEAPKNITEEIIAKRQGK; from the coding sequence GTGGCTAGACAAATTCCATTAGATAAAACCAGAAACATAGGAATCATGGCGCATATCGATGCTGGTAAGACGACAACTACCGAAAGAATTCTTTTTTATACAGGTCGTGTCCACAAAATCGGTGAAGTTCATGATGGTGCTGCTACCATGGACTGGATGGTGCAGGAACAGGAAAGGGGTATTACCATCACCTCTGCTGCTACTACCTGTCAATGGAGAGGCCATCGCATTAACATTATTGATACGCCAGGGCACGTTGATTTTACTGTTGAGGTGGAACGGTCCTTACGTGTCTTAGACGGCGCTGTAGCTGTGTTCTGTTCGGTAGGTGGGGTCGAGCCCCAGTCCGAGACTGTTTGGCGGCAAGCTGATAAATATGGGGTTCCTCGTATCGCCTATATTAATAAGATGGATAGAGTTGGAGCAGATTTTTTCAGAGGAGTCAACATGATCAGGGAGAGACTGGGTGCAAATCCTGTGCCCATTCAACTGCCGGTAGGATCAGAGGACAGTTTCCGGGGAATAGTGGATTTGGTAAAAATGAAGGCCTACTATTATATTGATGACCTTGGTACAAGAAGCGAGGAAACCGAGATTCCCGAAGATATGAAGGATTTAGTTCTGGAATATCGTGAAAAGCTGGTGGAAGCTGTTGCTGAAAGCGACGAGGAATTAATGATGAAATACCTGGAAGGTGAAGAGCTGACGGAAGAAGAGCTGGTGCAAGGAATCCGCAAAGCCACTATTGCTGTAAAGATGATTCCTGTAGTTTGCGGTTCGTCTTTCAAAAATAAGGGCGTTCAGCTCCTTCTGGATGCGGTGGTAGATTACCTGCCTGCACCCACGGATATACCTTCGATTAAAGGGGTACACCCGGACACAGGTTCTGACGATGAGAGACATGCCAGTGATAATGAACCTTTTTCTGCATTGGCCTTTAAGATTATGGCCGATCCCTATGTAGGAAAATTGGCTTTCTTCCGTGTCTATTCAGGTGTCCTCAAGTCGGGTTCTTATGTATTCAACTCCACAAAGGGTAAAAGGGAACGGATAGGTCGTCTCTTACAGATGCATGCCAACCACCGTGAAGAAATCACTGAAGTCTATGCCGGTGATATTGCTGCTGCTGTAGGATTAAAGGATACGACTACGGGGGATACCTTGTGTGATGAAAACAAACCCATCATCCTGGAATCCATGCAGTTCCCTGAACCTGTTATTGATGTGGCCATTGAGCCTAAGACTAAAGCCGACCAGGAAAAAATGGGCGGAGCCCTGTCCCGTTTGGCTGAAGAAGATCCCACTTTTAGAATGCATACGGATCCTGAAACAGGGCAAACCATCATTTCGGGTATGGGTGAACTACACCTGGAGATTATCGTTGACCGTTTGCTGCGCGAGTTCAAGGTAGATGCCAATGTAGGACGGCCCCAGGTTGCCTATAAGGAGACCATCCGCTCTAAGGTTAAGGCCGAAGGCAAATTTGTCCGTCAATCCGGCGGCCGCGGTCAATACGGTCACTGCTGGATTGAACTGGAGCCTCTCGAGCCAGGTTCTGGTTATGAGTTTGTCAACAAAATCGTCGGCGGTGTTATCCCAAAAGAATATATCCCTGCTATTGACGCCGGTATCCGTGAAGCTATGGAGAATGGAGTTTTAGCAGGTTATCCCATGCTGGATATGCGGGCCACCTTATATGACGGTTCTTTCCACGAGGTGGACTCATCTGAAATGGCCTTTAAGATTGCGGGGTCCATGGCCTTTAAAAATGCCGCTACCAAAGCCAACCCGGTACTTCTCGAACCCATTATGAAAGTAGAAGTGGTTGTACCTGAGGAGTACATGGGTGAAGTTATTGGTGATATCAACTCCCGCCGTGGGCGGATCGAGGGAATGGAAGCCAGAGCTGGGGCCCAGGTTATACGCGGATATGTGCCCTTAGCTGAGATGTTCGGTTATGCCACAGATTTGCGTTCCAAGACCCAAGGTCGCGGCACTTATGTCATGCAGTTTTCCCATTATGAAGAAGCACCCAAGAACATCACTGAGGAAATTATTGCAAAGCGTCAAGGGAAATAA
- the rplX gene encoding 50S ribosomal protein L24 — translation MTKPKVHVKKGDMVQVITGKDAGKRGKILSVDPEKSKVIVEGVNIAKRHTKPTQKMPQGGIVEKEAPIASSNVMIYCSKCKEPVRINKKILADGQKVRTCNQCGEQFDK, via the coding sequence ATGACAAAACCCAAGGTTCATGTCAAAAAAGGCGATATGGTACAGGTCATCACAGGTAAAGATGCCGGAAAAAGAGGAAAGATCTTGAGCGTAGATCCCGAGAAAAGTAAGGTAATCGTTGAAGGCGTAAATATAGCCAAACGGCACACGAAACCGACGCAAAAAATGCCTCAGGGGGGAATTGTGGAGAAGGAAGCCCCCATTGCCAGCTCTAATGTGATGATCTACTGCAGTAAATGCAAAGAACCGGTACGTATAAATAAAAAGATATTGGCTGATGGTCAGAAAGTAAGAACCTGTAACCAGTGCGGTGAACAGTTCGACAAATAA
- the rplV gene encoding 50S ribosomal protein L22: MQAKAIAKYIRISPRKARQVIDLIRGKDVREAFAILRFTPHKATKPIAKVLKSAVANAEHNYEMNSDQLYVKEAYVDVGPSLKRVMPRAMGRADLIRRRTSHVTVVVSEKKEG; the protein is encoded by the coding sequence ATGCAAGCCAAAGCAATTGCTAAATATATTCGTATATCTCCCCGGAAAGCCCGCCAGGTCATCGATCTCATCCGGGGTAAGGATGTCAGAGAAGCTTTTGCCATTTTAAGATTTACACCACACAAGGCAACCAAACCCATTGCCAAGGTGCTGAAATCTGCAGTGGCCAATGCTGAGCATAATTATGAAATGAATTCGGATCAACTCTATGTTAAGGAAGCTTACGTTGATGTAGGGCCTTCTTTGAAAAGAGTAATGCCTAGAGCTATGGGCCGTGCTGACTTGATTAGGAGACGCACCAGTCACGTGACAGTAGTGGTCAGCGAAAAGAAGGAGGGATAA
- a CDS encoding L7Ae/L30e/S12e/Gadd45 family ribosomal protein, with amino-acid sequence MQRLVNAKRKTVGMKQTTKALERGQARIVFLAKDADEKVRRPVMEMCRVHGVPLEEVETMRELGKAGGIQVPAAVAAIIE; translated from the coding sequence ATGCAGAGGCTTGTCAATGCTAAACGGAAGACAGTGGGAATGAAACAAACAACGAAAGCCCTGGAGAGAGGGCAGGCCCGCATAGTCTTTTTGGCTAAGGATGCCGACGAGAAAGTGCGGCGCCCCGTTATGGAGATGTGCCGTGTGCATGGTGTTCCCCTGGAAGAAGTAGAAACCATGCGTGAGCTGGGAAAAGCCGGGGGAATTCAGGTCCCGGCAGCAGTTGCCGCCATTATTGAATGA
- the rpsC gene encoding 30S ribosomal protein S3 — MGQKVHPKGLRVGIIRDWDSNWYADKNYADLLHEDIKIRDYVKEKLFQAGISGVLIERAANRIKVSIKTAKPGIVIGRGGAEVEALRKTLEKMTGKKVNVNIIEVKKPELDAQLVAESIAAQLVKRVAFRRAMKQAVSRTMRLGALGIKVSCSGRLAGAEIARTEWYSEGKVPLHTLRADIDYGFAEANTTYGKIGVKVWIYKGEVLPELKNRKEENNNAGA, encoded by the coding sequence GTGGGTCAAAAGGTACATCCAAAAGGGTTACGTGTCGGCATTATCCGTGACTGGGACAGCAACTGGTATGCTGACAAGAATTATGCGGACCTTCTTCATGAGGATATTAAAATACGTGATTATGTTAAGGAAAAACTGTTCCAGGCCGGCATTTCCGGTGTTTTAATAGAGCGTGCTGCCAACAGGATCAAAGTATCCATTAAGACTGCAAAGCCTGGTATTGTAATCGGTCGGGGCGGTGCGGAAGTGGAAGCGCTGAGAAAAACCTTGGAAAAAATGACAGGTAAGAAGGTTAATGTAAATATTATTGAAGTGAAGAAGCCTGAGTTAGATGCCCAGTTAGTGGCTGAAAGTATTGCCGCTCAGCTGGTAAAAAGGGTTGCTTTCCGCAGAGCTATGAAGCAAGCGGTTTCCCGTACCATGCGTTTAGGGGCCCTGGGTATTAAAGTGTCTTGTTCCGGTCGTTTAGCTGGTGCCGAAATCGCTCGTACTGAATGGTACAGTGAAGGAAAGGTTCCTCTTCATACTTTACGGGCAGACATAGACTATGGTTTTGCTGAGGCCAATACCACTTACGGTAAAATTGGTGTTAAAGTATGGATTTACAAAGGAGAAGTACTTCCTGAACTGAAGAACAGGAAGGAGGAAAACAACAATGCTGGTGCCTAA
- the rplP gene encoding 50S ribosomal protein L16, translating into MLVPKRVKFRRPHRGVMKGKATRGNTVSYGEYGLQALEHAWITNRQIEAARIAMTRYIKRGGKVWIKIFPDKPITAKPAETRMGSGKGSPEYWVAVVKPGRVMFELAGVDEAIAREALRLASHKLPIKTKFVKREEMGGEASES; encoded by the coding sequence ATGCTGGTGCCTAAGAGAGTGAAATTCCGCCGTCCTCACCGTGGTGTCATGAAAGGCAAAGCTACGCGTGGCAATACTGTTTCTTACGGAGAATACGGTCTCCAGGCGCTGGAACATGCCTGGATCACTAACCGTCAAATTGAAGCTGCACGTATAGCCATGACCAGATATATCAAACGTGGTGGTAAGGTATGGATTAAAATTTTCCCCGATAAGCCCATTACCGCTAAACCCGCTGAAACACGGATGGGTAGTGGTAAAGGTTCTCCTGAGTATTGGGTAGCAGTAGTTAAGCCGGGTCGCGTTATGTTTGAGTTAGCTGGTGTTGACGAAGCTATAGCGCGCGAAGCCCTGCGTTTAGCCTCCCATAAGCTGCCCATTAAAACCAAATTTGTAAAACGTGAGGAAATGGGTGGTGAAGCAAGTGAAAGCTAA
- the rpsJ gene encoding 30S ribosomal protein S10 produces the protein MAKQQKIRIRLKAFDHKILDQSAEKIVETAKRTGASVAGPIPLPTERNIYTILRSPHVNKDSREQFEMRTHKRLIDIVDPTPKTVDALMGLDLPAGVDIEIKL, from the coding sequence ATGGCAAAACAACAAAAAATCAGAATAAGACTGAAGGCTTTTGATCATAAAATTCTTGATCAGTCAGCCGAAAAAATTGTAGAGACAGCAAAGCGCACAGGCGCATCTGTGGCTGGACCTATTCCGCTGCCGACAGAGCGGAATATTTATACGATTTTGCGGTCTCCCCACGTTAATAAAGACTCGCGCGAACAGTTTGAAATGAGAACTCATAAGCGTCTTATCGATATCGTGGACCCAACTCCCAAAACTGTAGATGCTCTCATGGGTTTGGATTTGCCTGCCGGAGTTGATATCGAGATTAAACTTTAG
- the rplD gene encoding 50S ribosomal protein L4: MPKVAIYNVQGAQVGEMELNDEIFGIEPNEAVVHEAVVMQLASLRRGTHATKTRAEVRGGGRKPWRQKGTGRARAGTIRSPLWRKGGIVFGPKPRDYAYSIPRKKRRLAIKSVLSSKVNTGDLIVLDNLTLAAPKTKEMVQVLNNLKVDKKALIVTVDNETNVERSARNIAGVKPLAADGINVYDLLNHDKLIITKDAIAKVEEVWA; encoded by the coding sequence ATGCCTAAAGTTGCAATATATAATGTGCAAGGTGCACAAGTTGGTGAAATGGAATTAAATGATGAAATTTTTGGTATTGAACCCAATGAGGCAGTTGTGCACGAAGCCGTCGTTATGCAGTTGGCCAGCCTGCGCAGGGGTACCCACGCTACCAAAACCAGAGCGGAAGTCCGCGGCGGCGGTCGGAAACCCTGGCGTCAAAAGGGTACAGGACGCGCTCGTGCGGGTACAATCCGTTCACCACTGTGGCGTAAAGGTGGAATTGTGTTTGGACCTAAGCCCCGTGATTATGCCTACTCTATTCCCCGTAAAAAGAGACGTTTGGCTATAAAGTCCGTCCTATCTTCGAAAGTGAATACAGGGGATCTTATTGTTTTAGATAACCTTACTCTGGCAGCGCCCAAAACAAAAGAAATGGTACAGGTACTGAATAACCTGAAAGTGGATAAGAAGGCCTTGATTGTCACTGTGGACAATGAAACCAATGTAGAAAGGTCTGCCAGAAACATTGCCGGGGTGAAGCCCTTAGCCGCTGACGGTATCAACGTATACGACCTTCTCAATCACGACAAATTGATTATCACGAAAGATGCCATTGCCAAAGTTGAGGAGGTGTGGGCATAA
- the rplB gene encoding 50S ribosomal protein L2 has product MPVKKFKPTSPGRRQMTVSTFEEITTNEPEKSLVEPLKKHSGRNNVGRLTVRHQGGGHKRLYRIIDFKRDKDGIPAKVATIEYDPNRSANIALLHYVDGEKRYILAPHGLKVGDKVISGPDADIKVGNALPLANIPVGTVIHNIELKPKKGGQLVRSAGASAQLMAKENNYASIRMPSGEVRLVHVNCKATIGQVGNLEHENITIGKAGRARWMGIRPTNRGVVMNPVDHPHGGGEGRSPIGRKNPVTPWGKPAIGGKTRKKKNPTDKFIVKPRKK; this is encoded by the coding sequence ATGCCGGTTAAAAAATTTAAGCCAACATCCCCTGGTAGAAGGCAAATGACCGTTTCTACCTTTGAAGAAATTACTACCAATGAACCGGAAAAGTCGCTGGTCGAACCTTTGAAAAAGCACTCGGGCCGCAACAATGTAGGTAGACTTACTGTACGGCACCAGGGTGGCGGACATAAACGTTTATATCGTATTATCGATTTTAAACGGGATAAGGATGGTATTCCCGCCAAAGTTGCTACCATCGAATACGATCCTAACCGTTCCGCTAACATTGCCCTTTTACACTATGTAGATGGTGAGAAGAGATACATTCTGGCTCCCCATGGCTTAAAGGTTGGAGACAAAGTTATTTCCGGTCCTGATGCAGATATTAAAGTGGGTAATGCCCTGCCGCTGGCCAACATTCCTGTAGGTACCGTTATTCATAACATCGAATTAAAGCCTAAAAAAGGTGGCCAGCTGGTAAGATCCGCGGGAGCTTCAGCCCAGCTCATGGCCAAAGAGAATAACTATGCATCAATCCGGATGCCATCTGGGGAAGTCAGACTGGTTCATGTAAACTGTAAAGCTACTATCGGTCAGGTAGGGAACCTGGAGCATGAAAACATTACCATCGGCAAGGCTGGCCGTGCACGCTGGATGGGCATCAGACCCACTAACCGTGGTGTGGTCATGAACCCGGTAGACCATCCCCATGGCGGTGGTGAAGGCCGTTCCCCCATTGGCCGGAAGAACCCTGTTACACCCTGGGGTAAACCAGCCATCGGAGGCAAAACACGGAAGAAGAAGAATCCTACAGATAAGTTTATCGTGAAGCCTCGCAAGAAGTAA
- the tuf gene encoding elongation factor Tu — MAKAKFERTKPHVNIGTIGHVDHGKTTTTAAITYVLAKQGLSQAVAFDQIDKAPEEKARGITISTAHVEYETANRHYAHVDCPGHADYVKNMITGAAQMDGAILVVSAADGPMPQTREHILLARQVGVPYIVVWLNKVDMVDDEELLELVEMEIRDLLNQYEFPGDEIPIIRGSGLKALEDPTGPWAQNILDLMKAVDEYIPTPQRDVDKPFLMPVEDVFSITGRGTVATGRVERGTIKVGEEVQIVGLTEEPKKTVVTGVEMFRKLLDQAQAGDNIGCLLRGVDKKEIERGQVLAKPGSIKPHTKFTAEVYVLTKEEGGRHTPFFNGYRPQFYFRTTDVTGVATLPEGVEMCMPGDNIKMTIELITPIAIEEGLRFAIREGGRTVGAGVVASIIE, encoded by the coding sequence ATGGCAAAGGCAAAATTTGAAAGAACTAAACCCCACGTTAACATTGGTACCATCGGCCACGTGGACCACGGTAAAACCACTACCACTGCCGCTATCACCTACGTTTTAGCCAAGCAAGGTTTGTCCCAGGCCGTAGCCTTCGACCAAATCGACAAAGCTCCTGAAGAAAAAGCCCGTGGTATCACCATTTCCACAGCCCACGTTGAATATGAAACAGCGAACCGGCACTACGCCCACGTAGACTGCCCCGGCCATGCTGACTATGTAAAGAACATGATCACCGGTGCTGCCCAGATGGACGGTGCCATCCTGGTTGTATCCGCCGCTGACGGTCCTATGCCCCAGACCCGGGAGCACATTCTCTTAGCCCGTCAGGTAGGTGTGCCCTACATCGTTGTATGGCTTAACAAAGTTGACATGGTAGATGACGAAGAACTCTTAGAGCTGGTAGAAATGGAAATTCGTGACCTTTTGAACCAGTACGAATTCCCCGGTGATGAAATTCCCATCATCCGTGGTTCCGGCTTAAAAGCTCTGGAAGATCCTACTGGACCCTGGGCGCAAAACATTCTGGATCTCATGAAGGCCGTAGACGAATACATTCCTACTCCCCAGCGGGACGTTGACAAGCCCTTCTTGATGCCCGTAGAAGACGTATTCTCCATCACCGGACGTGGTACAGTTGCTACCGGCCGTGTAGAACGTGGAACCATCAAAGTTGGTGAAGAAGTACAAATCGTAGGTCTGACAGAAGAACCCAAGAAGACCGTAGTAACTGGTGTAGAGATGTTCCGTAAGCTCCTGGATCAAGCCCAGGCCGGTGACAACATTGGTTGTCTCTTGCGTGGTGTGGACAAGAAAGAAATCGAGCGTGGTCAGGTACTGGCGAAGCCTGGTTCCATCAAACCTCATACCAAGTTTACCGCTGAAGTATACGTACTGACCAAGGAAGAAGGTGGTCGTCATACTCCCTTCTTCAACGGTTACAGACCCCAGTTCTACTTCAGAACCACTGACGTAACCGGTGTAGCAACCCTTCCTGAAGGTGTAGAAATGTGTATGCCTGGCGACAACATCAAGATGACCATCGAGCTCATCACGCCTATTGCTATTGAAGAAGGATTGCGTTTCGCTATTCGTGAAGGCGGTCGTACAGTAGGCGCCGGTGTTGTAGCTAGCATTATAGAGTAA
- the rpmC gene encoding 50S ribosomal protein L29, translated as MKAKNLRDLTKDELTRKIGELKEELFNLRFQLATGQLENPMRIREVRKTIARTQTVLREREIKGQ; from the coding sequence GTGAAAGCTAAAAATCTCCGTGATTTAACCAAAGATGAATTGACCCGTAAAATCGGTGAACTTAAAGAAGAGCTTTTTAACTTGCGCTTCCAGCTTGCCACCGGTCAATTGGAAAACCCTATGCGTATTAGGGAGGTCCGTAAAACCATCGCCCGGACCCAAACCGTCCTACGGGAAAGGGAAATCAAAGGACAATAA
- the rpsG gene encoding 30S ribosomal protein S7 translates to MPRKGPVPKREVLPDPIYNSKVVTKLINKVMYDGKRGVAEGALYDALKIVEEKTGKNGLEVLEQAMKNIMPVLEVKARRVGGANYQVPVEVRADRREALGIRWLVTYARKRGEKTMDAKLAGEILDAANNTGGAVKKKEDTHKMAEANKAFAHYRW, encoded by the coding sequence ATGCCTAGAAAAGGACCTGTACCCAAAAGGGAAGTTTTGCCCGATCCCATTTATAATTCCAAAGTGGTTACAAAGCTGATTAACAAGGTTATGTATGATGGCAAGAGGGGTGTGGCTGAGGGCGCACTCTATGATGCTCTCAAAATAGTGGAAGAGAAAACAGGCAAAAACGGGCTGGAAGTATTGGAACAAGCCATGAAGAACATCATGCCTGTTTTAGAGGTTAAGGCCCGCCGTGTAGGTGGTGCTAACTACCAGGTACCCGTTGAAGTTAGGGCAGACAGGAGAGAAGCCCTGGGCATCAGATGGTTAGTCACTTACGCCCGTAAGCGTGGCGAAAAAACCATGGATGCTAAACTGGCCGGGGAAATCCTGGACGCTGCCAATAATACCGGCGGCGCAGTGAAGAAAAAAGAAGATACCCATAAAATGGCTGAAGCAAACAAAGCTTTTGCCCATTACCGCTGGTAA
- the rpsS gene encoding 30S ribosomal protein S19, with protein sequence MGRSLKKGPFIEDSLLKKIEKMNSANEKRVIKTWSRRSTIFPQMIGHTIAVYDGRKHVPVYITEDMVGHKLGEFAPTRTFKGHGNHTERSTSLK encoded by the coding sequence ATGGGCAGATCATTGAAAAAAGGTCCTTTTATTGAAGATAGCCTTTTAAAGAAGATAGAAAAGATGAACAGCGCTAACGAAAAAAGAGTAATTAAGACATGGTCACGGCGTTCCACAATTTTCCCGCAGATGATCGGTCATACTATCGCTGTTTATGATGGGCGGAAACATGTTCCCGTCTATATCACAGAAGACATGGTAGGTCATAAGTTGGGTGAGTTTGCCCCGACAAGGACATTTAAGGGCCACGGGAATCATACCGAGCGGTCTACTTCCTTAAAATAA
- the rpsQ gene encoding 30S ribosomal protein S17: protein MRKTMIGIVVSDKMDKTVVVAIENNVRHPMYNKIMKKTKKYKAHDEENTCKVGDKVKIMETRPLSKDKRWRVAEILEKAPIV, encoded by the coding sequence ATGCGCAAAACTATGATTGGCATCGTGGTTAGCGACAAAATGGATAAAACCGTAGTCGTTGCTATAGAAAACAACGTCAGACATCCCATGTATAACAAAATAATGAAAAAAACCAAAAAATATAAAGCCCATGATGAGGAAAATACCTGTAAAGTTGGCGATAAGGTTAAAATCATGGAGACTCGCCCCTTAAGCAAAGATAAGCGCTGGCGGGTTGCAGAAATTCTGGAGAAAGCTCCCATTGTTTAA
- the rpsL gene encoding 30S ribosomal protein S12, producing MPTINQLVKQGREVIQEKSTAPALKECPQKRGVCTRVYTTTPKKPNSALRKVARVRLTNGIEVTAYIPGIGHNLQEHSVVLVRGGRVKDLPGVRYHIVRGALDTAGVQKRNQGRSKYGTKRPKAGAAKK from the coding sequence ATGCCGACCATTAACCAATTGGTAAAGCAAGGTAGAGAGGTTATTCAGGAAAAATCAACAGCCCCTGCTTTAAAAGAGTGTCCTCAAAAGCGGGGTGTTTGCACTAGAGTATATACAACTACGCCAAAGAAGCCGAATTCTGCATTACGTAAAGTAGCCAGGGTTAGACTGACCAATGGTATCGAAGTTACTGCCTACATTCCGGGGATTGGCCACAACTTACAGGAACACTCCGTGGTTTTAGTAAGAGGCGGTAGGGTTAAAGATTTACCTGGTGTAAGATACCATATTGTACGCGGTGCTCTGGATACAGCCGGTGTACAGAAACGTAACCAGGGTCGTTCCAAGTATGGGACCAAGAGACCCAAAGCTGGTGCTGCCAAAAAGTAA
- the rplW gene encoding 50S ribosomal protein L23, whose product MRNPHEVLIKPVVTEKTTNLMEENKYTFEVDRDANKIEIKHAVESIFKVNVVDVKTLTVKSKPKRMGKYVGRTSSWKKAIVTLKPGERLPIFEG is encoded by the coding sequence ATGCGAAATCCCCATGAAGTGCTCATCAAGCCTGTCGTTACAGAAAAGACCACTAACTTAATGGAAGAAAACAAGTACACCTTTGAAGTTGACAGAGATGCTAACAAGATCGAGATTAAGCATGCTGTAGAGTCCATTTTCAAAGTGAATGTGGTTGATGTGAAAACTTTAACTGTAAAAAGCAAACCGAAAAGAATGGGTAAATATGTGGGCAGAACTTCCAGCTGGAAGAAAGCCATAGTTACCCTTAAACCTGGTGAAAGACTGCCGATATTTGAAGGCTAG
- the rplN gene encoding 50S ribosomal protein L14, producing the protein MIQQQTTLKVADNSGAKLLMCIRALGGSYRRYASVGDVIIASVKEATPGGVVKKGDVVKAVVVRTKDAIRRPDGSYIRFDENAAVIIKDDKSPRGTRIFGPVARELREKEYMKIISLAPEVL; encoded by the coding sequence GTGATTCAACAACAAACAACTTTAAAAGTTGCTGATAATAGTGGTGCCAAGCTTCTCATGTGTATCCGCGCCTTAGGCGGTTCCTATCGCCGCTATGCCTCCGTCGGTGATGTGATTATTGCTTCTGTTAAAGAAGCAACACCAGGTGGCGTTGTTAAGAAAGGTGACGTCGTAAAAGCTGTAGTTGTGCGCACTAAAGATGCTATTAGAAGACCTGATGGTTCATATATCCGTTTTGATGAAAACGCCGCAGTGATTATCAAGGATGACAAAAGCCCCAGAGGTACCCGTATATTCGGACCTGTTGCCCGTGAACTGCGTGAAAAAGAATATATGAAGATAATATCTCTGGCACCAGAAGTATTATAA
- the rplC gene encoding 50S ribosomal protein L3: MVKAILGTKLGMTQIFDETGKAIPVTVIEAGPCVVVQKKTAENDGYNAIQVGFGEVKEQDLNKPLKGHFAKGQIKPLRYLKEFRVDDANAYNIGQEIKADVFSSGEWVDVTGLTKGKGFAGGIKRHGFHRGPMKHGSKYHRRPGSLGAKGPARVFLGRKLPGRLGREQVTVQKLLVVKVDPERNLLLVRGAIPGPKKSLVTIKSSVKA, translated from the coding sequence ATAGTGAAAGCCATATTGGGTACCAAGTTAGGTATGACCCAGATTTTTGACGAAACAGGCAAGGCGATCCCCGTCACGGTAATTGAAGCGGGGCCTTGTGTGGTTGTACAGAAAAAAACTGCTGAGAACGATGGATACAATGCGATTCAGGTCGGCTTTGGTGAAGTTAAAGAACAGGACCTGAACAAGCCCCTTAAAGGACACTTTGCCAAGGGACAAATCAAACCCTTGCGCTATCTGAAAGAGTTTAGAGTCGACGATGCCAATGCCTATAATATAGGGCAAGAAATTAAAGCAGATGTTTTTTCCTCAGGAGAATGGGTGGATGTCACCGGTTTGACTAAGGGTAAAGGCTTTGCCGGCGGTATCAAACGTCACGGTTTTCATCGTGGACCTATGAAGCATGGCTCTAAATACCATCGCCGCCCCGGTTCTTTAGGAGCGAAAGGGCCGGCTCGTGTATTCTTAGGCCGTAAACTGCCTGGTCGTTTGGGCAGAGAACAAGTAACAGTTCAGAAGCTGCTGGTGGTTAAAGTAGATCCAGAGCGCAATTTGCTCTTAGTGAGAGGGGCCATCCCCGGACCTAAGAAAAGCCTGGTAACCATCAAGAGTTCGGTTAAAGCTTAG